The following DNA comes from Alienimonas californiensis.
CAGGCCAGCTTGGCGCTCGTGCCCGTGCCGCAGGGGCTGCGATCGTAGGCCCCGCCGGGGCAGAGCACGAAGTTCCGGCCGCTGTTCGCCGGGTCGGCGGGCGGGCCACACAGTTCGACATGGTCAATCTCCGCCCCGTCGGCGCCGGTCACGCCCTGTTCGGCGAGCATCGCCTTGATCCGCTTGGTGGCGTGCAGCAGGGAGCCCAGGTTCCCCGGTTCCAGCGCCCGGCCGGCGGCGTCGGCGAGGAAAAACCAGTTCCCGCCCCAGGCCACGTCGCCGACGACGAGCTGCGACCGCCCCCCGCGGCCGACGTCTACTTCCACGCCCGAGGCGTATCGGAACGAGGGCACGTTGGTGAGGGTCACGGTCCGGCGGTCGTCGTGCAGCGTGAACGGCACCGGGCCGGCGGGGGTGTCCAGACGATGCGTCCCCGGGTCGATCGCCCCCGCGTGGGCCAGGGCGACGGCGACGCCGGCGGTCCCGTGTCCGCACATCCCCAGCGGCCCGCGATTATTAAAGAACACGACCGCCGCGACGCTGCCCGCCTCCGCCGGCGGCAGCACGACCGCCCCGACGACCGCCTCGTGCCCCCGCGGTTCCTCCACGACGGCTTTGCGGAGGGCGTCGAACTCCGCGGCGAACCGCGCCCGCCGCTCGACCGCGGCTCCGGTCGCCAGCGTCGGAAACCGGGCGCCGTCCAGATCGAGGAGGACCCGCGTGGGCTCCCCGGCGGTGTGGGTGTCCACAACCGCCAACGTGCGGGGCAGGGGGAACGCTGTCATGCGGGGAGGCTCGTTCACGTC
Coding sequences within:
- a CDS encoding proline racemase family protein produces the protein MTAFPLPRTLAVVDTHTAGEPTRVLLDLDGARFPTLATGAAVERRARFAAEFDALRKAVVEEPRGHEAVVGAVVLPPAEAGSVAAVVFFNNRGPLGMCGHGTAGVAVALAHAGAIDPGTHRLDTPAGPVPFTLHDDRRTVTLTNVPSFRYASGVEVDVGRGGRSQLVVGDVAWGGNWFFLADAAGRALEPGNLGSLLHATKRIKAMLAEQGVTGADGAEIDHVELCGPPADPANSGRNFVLCPGGAYDRSPCGTGTSAKLACLAADGKLAPGEVWRQESVIGSLFEASYQPGPPTADGTPTVRPALTATAFVTGENLLHFDAADPFRGGFV